In Apis cerana isolate GH-2021 linkage group LG6, AcerK_1.0, whole genome shotgun sequence, the following are encoded in one genomic region:
- the LOC133666338 gene encoding spindle assembly abnormal protein 7-like isoform X2, giving the protein MIKLSRNDNIDKIEKEIIKYFTHFIIKLRSLTQKLQIYVEIERPVMIKQTYYFYEILKDTQSAINMSQDIISKKQVISDLYNQHKEEQIKYNSYIKELPSDLLQIQNKINEFIEEILYQLLNEILYTEKKHLCDEKINRAIETYLKSCINKISTILQGAGDRHIQIIERIGEQQKELRRKDVEIAQLKKEMAQQQRGEGDCLKEEKFENNIKEQLSKMIIDLNKKDDLILKLEGQVEIFKNELSIYNKDCNTLKKENKNLENIKNRLSKECQQSKKQLIMKNKQIKNLSQKVHEFLETKNLNTVLENKIKEIEKRLIDLQLENNELKKNNIQANMIISTKDKTIISLKSNIDKTDNILSQKVAEYENTMEGKHCEILKLENENKLLNEKVKDMEHKLMEMNLTIISLTEQNDKINIIYTMQENLTKLDKNEKKLKIELNNLRSQLISDQNNNKKLDISLDAFLRENEILKKDVEYWKNEISELSTRLRNEMIEGNLKNKLYALSNKIYERLLNLKKLPNLEESSNIKNLQDKYIIIHQDREIELTIDNINEDFKQKYNDQKREIKENEIEEIDIQLLNNVNIKDELLKNNYITFERFDSLQDNNVNTKYKEKNITNEHNVNQNKMENKDFEIKHPKEVIKHLVQENDDLRTILKSQMEEYQDKLILMKKNYDSSLNALCERHKANIEILQKQFEDDIKNEKVFDSENWLLSLNMKELMELHERINIIINNSTNIIHMENVNQCLSDNGVQEQFYTKLNEPEKKFQILSMNEEESMYNKMMSSIVKEKTSHLQNQWQFKSFNDTQKYPILQTQDYKFNLEHNFGLINKDGVLLINVVLTIN; this is encoded by the exons atgattaaattgagcagaaatgataatatagataagatagaaaaagagatcattaaatattttacgcattttattataaaattacgttCTCTTacacaaaaattacaaatatatgtagAAATTGAACGTCCTGTAATGATTAaacaaacttattatttttacgaaatactTAAAGATACACAATCAGCTATTAATATGTCTCAAG atataatctCGAAGAAGCAAGTAATTtctgatttatataatcaacataaagaagaacaaataaaatataattcttatattaaagaaCTTCCTAGTGATTTATTACAGAtacaaaataagataaatgaatttattgaagaaattttatatcagttattaaatgaaattttatatacggaaaaaaaacatttatgtgatgaaaaaattaatcgagcaattgaaacatatttgaaatcgtgtattaataaaataagtacaaTTCTTCaag gtGCTGGAGATCgacatatacaaataattgaaagaataggagaacaacaaaaagaattaagaagGAAAGATGTAGAAATAGCTCAATTAAAGAAGGAAATGGCTCAACAACAAAGAGGAGAAGGTGATTgcttaaaagaagaaaaatttgaaaataatattaaagaacagttatcaaaaatgattatagatcttaataaaaaagatgatcttatattgaaattagaaggacaagttgaaatatttaaaaatgagttgtccatatataataaagattgtaatacattaaaaaaagagaataaaaatctagaaaatataaaaaatagattatcaaAAGAATGTCAACAAAGcaagaaacaattaataatgaaaaacaaacaaattaaaaatttatcccaGAAAGTTCATGAATTTCttgaaactaaaaatttaaatacagttttggaaaataaaattaaagaaatagaaaaaag ATTAATTGATTTACaacttgaaaataatgaattaaaaaaaaataatattcaagctaatatgattatatctaCAAAggataaaactataattagtttgaaaagtaatattgataaaactgataatattttatcacaaaaagttgctgaatatgaaaatacaatgGAAGGGAAGCACTGTGAAATTTTGAAgttggaaaatgaaaataagttattaaatgaaaaagtaaaagatatGGAACATAAACTTATGGAAATGAATCTAACAATTATATCCTTAACtgaacaaaatgataaaattaatattatatatacaatgcaAGAGAATCTAAcgaaattggataaaaatgaaaagaaattaaaaattgaactcAATAACTTAAGAAGTCAACTTATAAgtgatcaaaataataataaaaaacttgacATTAGCTTAGATGCATTTCTACGTGAAAatgaaatcttgaaaaaagatgtggaatattggaaaaatgaaatctcTGAATTATCGACTAGATTACGCAACGAAATGATagaaggaaatttaaaaaacaaattatatgctctttctaataaaatatatgaaagattattaaatcttaaaaagcTACCTAACTTAGAAGaatcatcaaatattaaaaatttgcaagataaatatatcata attcatcAAGATCGAGAAATAGAACTaactatagataatataaatgaagatttcaaacaaaaatataatgatcaaaagcgagaaataaaagaaaatgaaatagaagaaattgatatacaattattgaataatgtaaatataaaagacgaattgcttaaaaataattatataacgttTGAACGATTCGATTCTTTGCaagataataatgtaaatacaaaatataaggaaaaaaatattacaaatgaaCATaatgtaaatcaaaataaaatggagaataaagattttgaaataaaacatcCTAAAGAAGTCATAAAACATTTAGTGCAAGAAAACGATGATCTTCGTACTAttcttaaa TCTCAAATGGAAGAAtatcaagataaattaatattaatgaagaaaaattatgatagtAGTTTAAATGCACTTTGTGAGAGACATAaagcaaatattgaaattttacaaaaacaatttgaagatgatataaaaaatgaaaaagtgttTGACTCAGAAAATTGGTTATTA tcattgaatatgaaagaattaatGGAATTGCatgaacgaataaatataattattaacaacagCACTAATATAATACACATGGAAAATGTAAATCAATGTTTGTCTGATAATGGTGTTCAAgaacaattttatacaaaattaaatgaaccagaaaagaaatttcaaattttatcaatgaatgaagaag aatcaatgtataataaaatgatgtcATCAATTGTAAAGGAGAAAACTTCACATTTACAAAATCAATGgcaatttaaatctttcaatGATACTCAAAAGTATCCAATTTTACAAACAcaagattataaattcaatttagaaCACAATTTTGg tttgatAAACAAAGATGgagttttattaatcaatgtaGTGCTTACCATAAATTGA
- the LOC133666338 gene encoding spindle assembly abnormal protein 7-like isoform X1, whose amino-acid sequence MIKLSRNDNIDKIEKEIIKYFTHFIIKLRSLTQKLQIYVEIERPVMIKQTYYFYEILKDTQSAINMSQDIISKKQVISDLYNQHKEEQIKYNSYIKELPSDLLQIQNKINEFIEEILYQLLNEILYTEKKHLCDEKINRAIETYLKSCINKISTILQGAGDRHIQIIERIGEQQKELRRKDVEIAQLKKEMAQQQRGEGDCLKEEKFENNIKEQLSKMIIDLNKKDDLILKLEGQVEIFKNELSIYNKDCNTLKKENKNLENIKNRLSKECQQSKKQLIMKNKQIKNLSQKVHEFLETKNLNTVLENKIKEIEKRLIDLQLENNELKKNNIQANMIISTKDKTIISLKSNIDKTDNILSQKVAEYENTMEGKHCEILKLENENKLLNEKVKDMEHKLMEMNLTIISLTEQNDKINIIYTMQENLTKLDKNEKKLKIELNNLRSQLISDQNNNKKLDISLDAFLRENEILKKDVEYWKNEISELSTRLRNEMIEGNLKNKLYALSNKIYERLLNLKKLPNLEESSNIKNLQDKYIIIHQDREIELTIDNINEDFKQKYNDQKREIKENEIEEIDIQLLNNVNIKDELLKNNYITFERFDSLQDNNVNTKYKEKNITNEHNVNQNKMENKDFEIKHPKEVIKHLVQENDDLRTILKSQMEEYQDKLILMKKNYDSSLNALCERHKANIEILQKQFEDDIKNEKVFDSENWLLSLNMKELMELHERINIIINNSTNIIHMENVNQCLSDNGVQEQFYTKLNEPEKKFQILSMNEEESMYNKMMSSIVKEKTSHLQNQWQFKSFNDTQKYPILQTQDYKFNLEHNFGYFNGEEKSLELENKYEKEKQMEKDSTFDKQRWSFINQCSAYHKLSNIHEYIKTTD is encoded by the exons atgattaaattgagcagaaatgataatatagataagatagaaaaagagatcattaaatattttacgcattttattataaaattacgttCTCTTacacaaaaattacaaatatatgtagAAATTGAACGTCCTGTAATGATTAaacaaacttattatttttacgaaatactTAAAGATACACAATCAGCTATTAATATGTCTCAAG atataatctCGAAGAAGCAAGTAATTtctgatttatataatcaacataaagaagaacaaataaaatataattcttatattaaagaaCTTCCTAGTGATTTATTACAGAtacaaaataagataaatgaatttattgaagaaattttatatcagttattaaatgaaattttatatacggaaaaaaaacatttatgtgatgaaaaaattaatcgagcaattgaaacatatttgaaatcgtgtattaataaaataagtacaaTTCTTCaag gtGCTGGAGATCgacatatacaaataattgaaagaataggagaacaacaaaaagaattaagaagGAAAGATGTAGAAATAGCTCAATTAAAGAAGGAAATGGCTCAACAACAAAGAGGAGAAGGTGATTgcttaaaagaagaaaaatttgaaaataatattaaagaacagttatcaaaaatgattatagatcttaataaaaaagatgatcttatattgaaattagaaggacaagttgaaatatttaaaaatgagttgtccatatataataaagattgtaatacattaaaaaaagagaataaaaatctagaaaatataaaaaatagattatcaaAAGAATGTCAACAAAGcaagaaacaattaataatgaaaaacaaacaaattaaaaatttatcccaGAAAGTTCATGAATTTCttgaaactaaaaatttaaatacagttttggaaaataaaattaaagaaatagaaaaaag ATTAATTGATTTACaacttgaaaataatgaattaaaaaaaaataatattcaagctaatatgattatatctaCAAAggataaaactataattagtttgaaaagtaatattgataaaactgataatattttatcacaaaaagttgctgaatatgaaaatacaatgGAAGGGAAGCACTGTGAAATTTTGAAgttggaaaatgaaaataagttattaaatgaaaaagtaaaagatatGGAACATAAACTTATGGAAATGAATCTAACAATTATATCCTTAACtgaacaaaatgataaaattaatattatatatacaatgcaAGAGAATCTAAcgaaattggataaaaatgaaaagaaattaaaaattgaactcAATAACTTAAGAAGTCAACTTATAAgtgatcaaaataataataaaaaacttgacATTAGCTTAGATGCATTTCTACGTGAAAatgaaatcttgaaaaaagatgtggaatattggaaaaatgaaatctcTGAATTATCGACTAGATTACGCAACGAAATGATagaaggaaatttaaaaaacaaattatatgctctttctaataaaatatatgaaagattattaaatcttaaaaagcTACCTAACTTAGAAGaatcatcaaatattaaaaatttgcaagataaatatatcata attcatcAAGATCGAGAAATAGAACTaactatagataatataaatgaagatttcaaacaaaaatataatgatcaaaagcgagaaataaaagaaaatgaaatagaagaaattgatatacaattattgaataatgtaaatataaaagacgaattgcttaaaaataattatataacgttTGAACGATTCGATTCTTTGCaagataataatgtaaatacaaaatataaggaaaaaaatattacaaatgaaCATaatgtaaatcaaaataaaatggagaataaagattttgaaataaaacatcCTAAAGAAGTCATAAAACATTTAGTGCAAGAAAACGATGATCTTCGTACTAttcttaaa TCTCAAATGGAAGAAtatcaagataaattaatattaatgaagaaaaattatgatagtAGTTTAAATGCACTTTGTGAGAGACATAaagcaaatattgaaattttacaaaaacaatttgaagatgatataaaaaatgaaaaagtgttTGACTCAGAAAATTGGTTATTA tcattgaatatgaaagaattaatGGAATTGCatgaacgaataaatataattattaacaacagCACTAATATAATACACATGGAAAATGTAAATCAATGTTTGTCTGATAATGGTGTTCAAgaacaattttatacaaaattaaatgaaccagaaaagaaatttcaaattttatcaatgaatgaagaag aatcaatgtataataaaatgatgtcATCAATTGTAAAGGAGAAAACTTCACATTTACAAAATCAATGgcaatttaaatctttcaatGATACTCAAAAGTATCCAATTTTACAAACAcaagattataaattcaatttagaaCACAATTTTGg ataCTTTAATGGTGAAGAAAAATCTctagaattagaaaataaatatgagaaagaaaaacaaatggaaaaagatagcact tttgatAAACAAAGATGgagttttattaatcaatgtaGTGCTTACCATAAATTGAGCAAtatacatgaatatattaaaacaacagattaa
- the LOC107999643 gene encoding partitioning defective protein 6, with protein MSKSKHHQVDSNIVAVKSKFDADIIRFSVNRNDTINYEDFRKLLAERHDIGPDLSFLIWYTDPTDGDLLPINNDNNLARALLAAKPLLRIFIQRIKGDGLEDINGYGTIKPKNLISSILGGTPGKPKSLAISNPHDFRQVSAIIDVDILPETCRRVRLLKHGSDKPLGFYIKDGESFRILPPSAGGGIEKVPGVFISRLVPGGLAESTGLLAVNDEVLEVNGIEVAGKTLDQVTDMMIANSSNLIITVKPANQRAALTAPRRGSFSRNSQLSSGSHQSTQSAATGSDEDADEIVDLTGVTLQDDAATSTSTAQHHHFHHHHHHHQNHFDQGVLHL; from the exons ATGTCTAAAAGTAAGCATCATCAAGTCGATAGTAATATTGTAGCAGTAAAGAGTAAA tttgatgcagatataataagattttcagTCAATCGtaatgatacaattaattatgagGATTTTAGAAAGTTATTAGCTGAGCGACATGATATTGGTCCtgatttaagttttttaatatggTATACTGATCCAACTGATGGTGATTTATTaccaattaataatgataataatttagcaAGGGCATTACTTGCTGCAAAACCACTgcttagaatatttattcaaagaataaaGG gAGATGGATTAGAAGATATAAATGGATATGGAACAATAAaaccaaaaaatttaatatcaagtaTTCTTGGTGGTACACCTGGCAAACCAAAATCATTAGCTATATCTAATCCTCATGATTTTAGGCAg GTATCAGCAATAATTGATGTAGATATATTGCCAGAAACTTGTCGTCGAGTGCGTTTATTAAAACATGGTTCTGATAAACCATtaggattttatattaaagatggAGAAAGTTTTCGAATATTGCCACCATCTGCTGGAGGTGGTATTGAAAAAGTTCCAGGTGTATTTATAAGTAGATTAGTACCAGGTGGTTTAGCTGAAAGTACAGGACTTCTGGCAGTAAATGATGAAGTTCTTGAAGTAAATGGTATAGAGGTTGCTGGAAAAACTCTAGATCAA GTGACAGATATGATGATTGCCAATTCTTCAAATCTCATAATCACAGTGAAACCAGCAAATCAACGAGCAGCATTAACTGCTCCAAGACGAGGATCATTTTCACGTAATAGTCAATTGTCCTCTGGAAGTCATCAGTCTACGCAAAGTGCTGCAACTGGTAGTGATGAAGATGCAGATGAAATTGTAGACTTAACAGGTGTAACATTACAAGATGATGCAGCAACATCTACTTCTACTGCTCAACATCATCattttcatcatcatcatcatcatcatcaaaatcattttgatcaaggtgttttacatttataa
- the LOC107999646 gene encoding caspase-8 gives MFSIDALPNFAVNNNISKEILNKDILWKIENDFDIDEKISILFLMITDYMHSFKIIYDLLKIHQENKTYILTEFINKYPQNWKNKLLEAICIIQNLQIIRKLGLSFEHLDLFYLPKNRSFSRYVNLTAKCLYLLCESLSEDKIKLLLQYVKTDIIEYKVNLKDSDFLELHMLYWMQENYISINLDGTVKLENLLKHLKKIEDLESIYDDLKNHENHRDVLDIQDINSVNTSQLQTFFIKKDKIISSNNEENIRKIKKGLCIVINQMFFMGEKYEIRFGTETDCMKLLETFKGFNFITKEFNNLKKDEILKMLEDIPKIFGVDYDCIFVCILSHGYEGGIISADEKEIKTEEIEYKFCSIELKDVIKIVIIQACQGKIIGQIEDSLVTDGFINCNISKNILSYRNFCIFMSTIQGFVSVRHKEKGSWFIQEFCNILQSGKNKITFLKAVSKTIDSVGEKKGVLNGINSVAQLPEIKSYRLSSDFQFPEYKA, from the exons ATGTTTTCAATTGATGCTTTACCAAATTTtgctgtaaataataatataagcaaagaaatattaaataaagatatcttatggaaaatagaaaatgattttgatattgatgagaaaatatctattttatttttgatgataACTGATTATATgcatagttttaaaataatttatgatttattaaaaatacatcaagaaaataaaacttatatacttacagaatttataaataaatatcctcagaattggaaaaataaattattagaagctatatgtattatacaaaatttgcaaattatacgaaaattagGATTATCTTTTGaacatttagatttattttacttaccaAAAAATAGATCATTTTCTAGATATGTGAATTTAACtgcaaaatgtttatatttgttatgtgAAAGTCTTtctgaagataaaataaaattattattacaatatgtcAAAACTgatatcattgaatataaagtaaatttaaaagattcagattttcttgaattacatatgttatattggatgcaagaaaattatatttcaataaatttag atggTACAGTAAAGcttgaaaatttgttgaaacatttaaagaaaattgaagatttagaGTCCATTTATGATGATTTGAAAAACCATGAAAATCATCGAGATGTATTAgatattcaagatattaatTCTGTTAATACATCTCAAttacaaacattttttataaaaaaagataaaattatttcatcaaataatgaagaaaatataagaaaaataaaaaaaggtttatgtattgttataaatcaaatgttttttatgGGAGAAAAG taTGAAATCAGATTTGGAACAGAAACTGATTGcatgaaattattagaaacgTTTAaaggttttaattttattactaaagaatttaataatttaaaaaaagatgaaatacttaaaatgttagaagatattccaaaaatttttggTGTTGATTATGattgtatttttgtatgtatCTTAAGTCATGGATATGAAG GTGGTATTATTAGTgcagatgaaaaagaaattaaaactgaAGAAATCGAGTATAAATTTTGCAgtatagaattaaaagatgttattaaaatagttattatacAAGCTTGTCAAGGAAAAATAAtag gaCAAATAGAAGATAGTTTAGTTACAGAtggttttataaattgtaacatttcaaaaaatattttatcatacagaaatttttgtatattcatGTCAACTATACAAGGTTTTGTATCTGTGCGCCATAAAGAAAaag gATCATGGTTTATAcaagaattttgtaatattttacaaagtggaaaaaataaaattacatttttgaaagctgtttcaaaaacaattgattcggtaggggaaaaaaaaggagtattaaatggaataaattcCGTTGCTCAATTACCTGAAATAAAGTCATATCGATTATCTTCcgattttcaatttccagAGTACAaagcataa
- the LOC107999629 gene encoding uncharacterized protein LOC107999629, with product MSYVEHGPRIFLTSKHNSGTPLIYGDYVLPKKRLEGRLKLHDSCSDIRAWSPNSLENSRYFRELNEHDSSIGKIIPFNVVIDNIIQLNSETQNKLQAVKRELKKYKSLRLTPEQEEELRNLNYISKVKSQKNNYTTGLLKDAFFNMSKSGPVIHSNSYLSIHIPCERNLQNKQNASTITNHNQLYSLTAFDSSLKNYNLISSCRSILKSFPISEYSEKTSSWIEYVDVALQVEKETRDVEVQINDQVDKYLNKTITVSTMSQTSFTSKSSDEDNSVVDLDKSSTQTNNHEEQSFECDASCSDSSQDIESPTESDTEIGTESDFDRHNSIHKGIIIQKDSEIIVLKNELCVRDAELEELRDMNKHLEILLKEKESFIHTQQENLKILHEKLFKLDHERNYEIEDLKQKLHGYKCLMEQLKQDLNEKCESCYLYSQEIEKLQLCIKETITLRLEKESLLKKVQDMEELAKNYNESLEQLKNVLKERDELKKQNYEQHCLLTDQEEKLNQLLKVIKELSIKYNEQVYYFYYVY from the exons atgTCTTATGTAGAACATGGACcccgaatttttttaactagtAAACATAACTCTGGAACACCTTTGATATACGGTGATTATGTTTTACCGAAGAAACGTTTAGAAGgtcgattaaaattacatgatTCTTGTTCGGATATTAGAGCTTGGAGTCCGAATTCTTTAGAAAATTCACGTTATTTTCGTGAACTCAATGAACATGATTCATCA atagGAAAAATAATACCATTTAATGTAgtcattgataatattattcaactcAATTCAGAAACTCAAAATAAACTTCAAGCAGTTAAAAgagaacttaaaaaatataagagtcTTAGACTTACTCctgaacaagaagaagaattaagaaattta aattatatttcaaaagtaaaatcacagaaaaacaattatacaaCAGGATTGTTAAAAgatgcattttttaatatgagtAAATCAGGTCCTGTGattcattcaaattcatatttatcaattcataTACCTTGTGAGAGAAATTTACAGAATAAACAAAATGCATCAACTATAACAAAccataatcaattatattctttaacagCATTTGAttcatctttgaaaaattataatttaatatcatcatgTAGAtctattttgaaatcatttccTATTTCAg AATACAGTGAAAAGACATCATCCTGGATAGAATATGTTGATGTAGCTTTACAA gtagaaaaagaaacacgtgATGTAGAAGTACAAATCAATGATCaagttgataaatatttaaataaaactataacaGTATCT acaATGTCACAAACGTCATTCACATCCAAATCTAGTGATGAGGATAACAGTGTAGTAGATCTAGACAAAAGTAGTACGCAAACAAATAATCATGAGGAACAAAGTTTTGAATGTGATGCATCCTGTAGTGATAGCTCACAAGATATTGAAAGTCCAACAGAATCTGATACTGAAATAGGGACAGAATCTGATTTTGATCGACATAATAGTATTCACAAAGGAATTATCATTCAAAAAGATTCTGAAATCATTGTCTTGAAAAATGAACTTTGT gtAAGAGATGctgaattagaagaattacgTGATATGAATAAACATTtggagattttattaaaagaaaaggaaagtttTATACACACTCAACAAGAGAACCTTAAA atattacatgaaaaattgttcaaattagATCATGAGcgtaattatgaaatagaaGATTTGAAgcaaaaa ctCCATGGTTATAAATGCTTAATGGAACAACTCAAACAAGATTTAAATGAGAAATGTGAaagttgttatttatattctcaagaaattgaaaagcttcaattatgtattaaagaaACGATAACATTACGATTAGAAAAAGAGTCACTTTTa AAAAAAGTACAAGACATGGAAGAAttagcaaaaaattataatgaatctttagaacaattaaaaaatgtattaaaagaaagagatgaacttaaaaaacaaaattatgagCAGCATTGTTTATTAACAgatcaagaagaaaaattaaatcaattattaaaagtgattaaagaattatctattaaatataatgaacaagtatattatttttattatgtgtattaa